Sequence from the Streptomyces sp. R33 genome:
CGCCTCGTCCTCGCCGTCTCCGGCATGTACGGCTCCGCCGCCCCGAGGGCCGTGGACGACATGGTCATCCAGAGCGCCCTCGCCAAGGAGACCGCCGATCCGCGCTCCCCGCTGCACGGGCAGGACCCGGCGCGCCTGGCCGGCCTGCTCACCGGTGAGAGCGGTCCCGAGCGGCGGCTCGACCTGATGCTCCGCCTCGGGCCGTACGGAGACCGGTTCGGCGCCGGCTCCGCCCCCGACGCGGGAGCCGGCGCAGGCGCGGGCGAGGGGCTCAGCCTGGAGCGGCTGCTCGCGCACCCGCACGGCATCGACCTGGGCCCGCTGCGGCCCCGGCTCCCGGGCGTGCTGAGGACGCGCAGCGGCAGGATCGAGCTGCTCCCGGACCCGATCACGGCCGAGCTCCCCAGGCTGCGCGCGGCGCTCGCCGACCGCCCCGCCGCCCTGGTGCTCGTGGGCCGCCGCCATCTGCGGTCCAACAACAGCTGGTTGCACAACGTCCCGGCCCTCACCGGAGGTTCCAACCGCTGCACCCTCCAGGTGCATCCCGAGGACGCGGACCGGCTCGGCCTCACCACGGGCGGCATGGCCCGGATCACCGCCGACGGCGGCAGCCTGGAGGTCCCCGTCGAGGTCACCGACGCCGTCCGCACCGGCGTGGTGAGCCTGCCGCACGGCTGGGGCCACGACCGCGACGGGGCCCGGCTCTCCGTCGCCTCCATCGCGCCCGGCGTCAACGTCAACCAGCTCCTCGACGGCTCCCGGCTCGACCCGCTGTCCGGCACGGCGGTGCTCAACGGTTTCCCCGTCGAGCTGACACCCCTGCCCTGAGCTGGGGTTTTGCTCGTATTGCTCACACGTCGACGTCTTGTTGGCATAAGGAGGAGGCACCTACGTTCCCTGCATGCTGACCTTCCTCGGCTTCGCCATGATCGCCACCTTCCTGGTCCTGATCATGATGAAGAAAATGTCGCCCATCGCGGCGCTCGTCCTCATCCCCGCGCTGTTCTGCGTGTTCGCAGGAAAGGGCGCCCACCTCGGCGACTACGTCATCGACGGAGTCGGCAAACTCGCGCCGACCGCCGCCATGCTGATGTTCGCCATCGTCTACTTCGGCGTGATGATCGACGTCGGCCTGTTCGACCCGATCGTGCGCGGCATCCTGCGCTTCTGCAAGGCGGACCCGGTGCGGGTCGTGGTCGGCACCGCGGTCCTCGCCGCGATCGTCTCCCTCGACGGCGACGGCTCGACCACCTTCATGATCACCGTCTCGGCCATGTACCCGCTCTACAAGCGGCTCGGCCTCAGCCTGGTCGTCATGACGGGCGTCGCCGCCACCGCCAACGGCGTCATGAACACCCTGCCCTGGGGCGGCCCCACGGCCCGTGCCGCCACCGCCCTCAAGCTCGACGCCTCCGACATCTTCGTCCCGATGATCCCGGCCCTCGCGGTCGGCCTGCTGTGCGTGTTCGTCCTCGCGTACGTCCTCGGGCTCAAGGAACGCCGCCGGATCGGCACGCTCGTCCTCCCCGGCGACGCGGAGCCGGCCGAGGAGCGGCTGCTCGTCGCCACCACCGGGTCCGCCGCCACCGGGTCCGTCGCCACCGGGTCCGCCGCCCCGGCCGAGCCGTCCGCCACCTCTACCTCCGGTGGTGCGGGCGCCGGGTCCGGTTCCGACTCCGGCCCGCTGCCCGGCTCCGCCGTGCCGGAGGACGGCTTCCAGGGCCTCGACCCCCGCCGGGCGACCCTCCGCCCGCGCCTCTACTGGTTCAACGCCGGCCTCACCGTGGCCCTCCTCACCGCGATGATCATGGAGCTGCTGCCCATCCCGGTGCTCTTCCTCCTCGGCGCCGCCCTCGCCCTCACCGTCAACTTCCCGCACATGCCCGACCAGAAGGCCCGGATCGCCGCCCACGCCGACAACGTCCTCAACGTCGCCGGAATGGTCTTCGCCGCCGCCGTCTTCACCGGCGTCCTCAGCGGCACCGGCATGGTCAAGCACATGGCCGACTGGCTCGTCGGCGCCATCCCCGAGGGCATGGGTCCGCACATGGCCCTGGTCACCGGCCTGCTCAGCCTGCCGCTCACCTACTTCATGTCCAACGACGGCTTCTACTTCGGCGTCCTGCCGGTCCTGGCCGAGGCCGGCGCCGCGCACGGGGTCTCCCCGCTCGAGATCGCCCGCGCCTCCCTGGTCGGCCAGGCCCTGCACATGTCGAGCCCGCTGGTTCCCGCCGTCTACGTCCTCGTCGGCATGGCCAAGGTCGAGTTCGGCGACCACACCCGGTTCACCGTGAAGTGGGCGGTCCTCACCTCCCTCGTCGTCCTCGGGGCAGGGATGCTTTTCGGCATCATCTGACCCCGGACACCCCTGGCGCGCCGAAAACTACCGACGCTAGTTTGTAGGGTGGTCGAACGAGATCCGGTCTCTACGCGCTCGTGCGTGCTCGGGAGGAAAGCCATGAAGGCCCACGACGGGATGTACATCGGCGGCGCATGGCGGCCCGCCGCCGGACGCGACCGGATCGAGGTCGTCAACCCGGCCGACGAGCAGATCATCGCCGGGGTGCCGGCCGGCAACGCCGACGACGTGGACGCGGCCGTACGCGCGGCACGCGCCGCGTTCCCGGGCTGGGCGGCCACGGCTCCGGCCGAGCGGGCCGCCCTGATCGCGGCGCTGCGCGACGTGCTGATCGCCCGCAAGAGCGAGTTCGCCGAGCTCATCACCGCCGAACTCGGCTCCCCGCGGGGCTTCTCGGAGATGGTCCACGTGGGGGCGCCGATCGCGGTGTCCTCCTCGTTCGCCGAGCTGGGGGCCTCGTACGCCTTCGAGGAGCGGATCGGCAACTCCACCGTTCTGCTGGAGCCGGTCGGTGTCGTCGGCGCCATCACGCCCTGGAACTACCCGCTGCACCAGATCGTTGCCAAGGTGGCGCCCGCTCTCGCCGCCGGCTGCACCCTCGTCCTCAAGCCGGCCGAGGACACCCCGCTGACCGCACAGCTCTTCGCCGAAGCCGTGCACGAGGCGGGCATCCCGGCCGGAGTGTTCAACCTGGTGACCGGGACCGGCCCGGTCGCCGGCCAGGCGCTGGCCGCGCACGAAGGGGTCGACCTCGTCTCCTTCACCGGCTCCACCGCGGTCGGCAAGCAGATCGGCGCCACGGCCGGCGCCGCCGTCAAGCGCGTCGCCCTCGAGCTCGGCGGAAAATCGGCCAATGTCATCCTGCCCGGGGCCGACCTCGCCAAGGCCGTCGCGACGGGCGTGGGCCACGTCATGAACAACTCCGGCCAGAGCTGCAACGCGCTCACGCGGATGCTCGTCCACCGCGACCAGTACGAGGAGGCCGTCTCGCTCGCGGCCGCCGCCGTCGCCTCGTACCCCTCCGGCGACCCCCGCGACCCGGGCACCCGCCTCGGCCCGGTCGTCAACGCCAAGCAGCGCGACCGCGTGCGCGGATACATCGCCAAGGGTGTCGAGGAGGGCGCGCGCCTCGTCGCCGGCGGCCCCGACGCCCCGCACGAGCACGGGTACTTCATCGCGCCGACCGTGTTCGCCGACGTCACGCCCGAGATGACCATCGCGCAGGAGGAGATCTTCGGCCCGGTGCTGTCGATCCTCCCGTACGAGGACCAGGACGAGGCCCTGCGCATCGCCAACGGCACCGTGTACGGGCTGGGCGGCGCGGTCTGGGCCGCGGACGAGGAGACCGCCGTCGCCTTCGCCCGGCGCATGGACACCGGCCAGGTGGACATCAACGGCGGCCGGTTCAACCCGCTCGCGCCCTTCGGCGGCTACAAGCAGTCGGGCGTCGGCCGCGAGCTCGGCCCGCACGGTCTGGCCGAGTACCTCCAGACCAAGTCTTTGCAGTTCTGAGCCGCCCCGCAGTTCTGAGCAGCCCTGCAGTTCTGAGCAGCCCTGCAGATCCAAGCCGCCCCGCAGTTCTGAGCCCCGAGAGACGGAATCGACCATGGTCCGCGCCGCCATCCTGCCCGCCGTCGGAGCCCCGCTGGAGATACGGGAGATCGTCCTGCCCGATCCCGGCCCCGGCCAGGTCCGGGTGCGGCTCGCCGCAGCCGGCGTCTGCCACTCCGATCTCTCCCTCACCGACGGCACCATGAGGGTGCCCGTCCCCGCCGTCCTCGGCCACGAGGGCTCGGGCACGGTCCTCGCCGTCGGCGAGGGCGTCACGCACGTCGCCCCCGGCGACGGCGTGGTGCTCAACTGGTCCCCGTCCTGCGGGGAGTGCCACCACTGCTCGATCGGCGAGGTCTGGCTCTGCGCCAACGCGCTCACCGGGGTCGGGGCGGTCTACGCCCACGACGCCGAGGGCACGCCGCTGCACCCCGGGCTGAACGTGGCGGCGTTCGCCGAGGAGACGGTCGTCGCGGCCAACTGCGTGCTGCCCGCGCCCGCCGGGATTCCGCTCGCCGAGGCCGCCCTGCTCGGGTGCGCGGTGCTCACCGGCTACGGCGCGGTCCGCAACAGCGCCCGGGTCCGCCCGGGCGAATCCGTCGCCGTCTTCGGCGTCGGCGGCGTCGGCCTGGCCGCCCTCCAGGCCGCGCGGATCGCCGAAGCGGGCCCGATCGTGGCCGTCGACGTCTCCCCGGCCAAGGAGGAGCTGGCCCGCGCGGCCGGGGCCACCGACTTCGTGCTCGCCTCCGACACCACCGCCAAGCAGATCCGGGCCCTCACCGGCGGCCAGGGTGCCGATGTCGCCGTCGAGTGCGTCGGCCGGGCGGAGTCCATCCGCGGAGCCTGGGACTCGACCCGCCGCGGCGGCCGCACCACGGTCGTCGGCATCGGAGGCAAGGAGCAGCAGGTCTCCTTCCACGCCCTGGAGATCTTCCACTTCGCCCGCACCCTCACCGGCTGCGTCTACGGGAACAGCGACCCCGCCCGCGATCTCCCGGTGATCGCGGACCACGTCCGCGCGGGCCGCCTCGACCTCGGCTCCCTGGTCACCGACCGCATCACCCTCGACGGCATCCCGGCCGCCTTCGACGCGATGCTCGCCGGCAAGGGCGGCCGCTCGCTGGTCGTCTTCCAGCCGTAGGGCTCGTCGAAGGATTCCCTCCCCCTGCTACCGCTGGGAGGTGCCCCCGGGCCGGCGGGGGCCCGGCGCGCGCCCCCGCCGCGGAGCGCTCACCCGCCCGCCTGCGGGAGGGCGGGGTTCCGCGGCCGCAGCCGGTCCCACTCGCCGTAGTCCCGCAGCGTGATGTTCTCGGCGGTCTTGCGGGCCATCCTGGCCGCGATGTCCTTCCCCGGCAGATTCGGCATGACCTTGTAGCAGCGGTTGAGGAGAGTGGCCATCAGGCGGCTCCCGGGAGCCATGAGCCCGGCGACGCCGTCGCCCATCTTCCGGAAGCCCGCCGCGTACCGCCGGAGTTCCTCCTCGTACGGGCCCCGGCTCCGGCGGCCCCCGCCCCCTCCACGGACAGCCGGGTCTTGCCGACGCCGCCGGGCCCGGTCAGCGTCACCAGCCGGGCCACCCGCAGCAGACGCGCGCCCTCGGCAGGCTCGCCGTCGCCCCCGACGAACGCCGAGCTCCTCGGGGGTGACGTGCGCGATCGGATTGCCGGAGCTGATGCCCGCATTGTTGACCAGCACGTCCAGCCCGGGCCCCGCCGGCCCCGCCGCCCGCCTGCTCGATCCGCGCCACGGTCTCGGACGCCGCGGCCTCGTTGCCCCGTAGGCAGTCACCGACTGCGGGCCGTTCAGGCCTGGGGCAGCGCCTCGTACTGCAGGGCCAGCCCGTCCAGCAACGCGGCCAGGCCCGTCTCGAACGCGCCCTCGTCCACCTCGCGCTGACGCTCTGCCAGCAGATGGGCCTGGCCCAGGTGGGGGTAGTCCGACGGGTCGTACGCCGCCTCGTCGTCCACGAAACCCCGGGCGAAGGAGCCCACCGCCGAGCCCAGGATGAAGTACCGCATCAGCGCGCCGATCCGGGTCGCCTGCGCCGGGGGCCACCCTGCGGCCGTCATCGCGCCGAACACCGCGTCCGCCAGCCGCAGTCCGGCCGGGCGCCGGCCCGGGCCGCGCGCCAGCACCGGCACGATGTTCGGATGGTCGGACAGTGCGCTCCGGTACGAGTGCGCCCAGTCGTGCAGGGCGGCCCGCCAGTCCCGGCCCGCCCCCGGCTCGAACATCGACAAGTCGACCCGCGCGCTCACGGCGTCCGCGACCGCGTCCAGGATCTCGTCCTTCGTGCGGAAGTGGTTGTAGAGGGAGGGCCCGCTGACCCCCAGCGCGGCCGCCAGCCTCCGCGTCGAGACCGCCTCCAGCCCCTCCGCGTCCACCAGCGCGCCCGCCGCCTCCACGATGCGGTCTCGGCTGAGGAGGGGCTTGCGCGGTCTGGCCATGCGCCACATAGTAGGGCCTGCCCGCCATAAACTACCGGTGCTAGTTAAAGCGCGCCGGTCCACATCGCCACACCCGGAGGTGCCCGGTGAACCTGGAGCTGAGCGAGGAGCAGGAGGCCGTACGCCGGCTCGCCCGCGAGTTCACCGAGCGCGAGATCGCCCCGTACGCCGCCGAGTGGGACCGTGCCGAGAGCGTGGACCGGGCCATCGTGAAGAAGCTCGGCGACCTCGGCTTCCTCGGGCTGACCGTCCCCGACGAGTACGGCGGGTCCGGCGGCGACCACCTCGCCTACGTCCTCGTCACCGAGGAGCTCGGCCGCGGCGACTCGGCCGTGCGCGGCATCGTCTCCGTCTCCCTCGGCCTGGTCGCCAAGACCCTCGCCGCCTGGGGGAGCGAGGAGCAGAAACGCGCCTGGCTGCCCCGTCTCTGCTCCGGGGACGCGCTCGGCTGCTTCGGCCTGACCGAGCCCGGCACCGGCTCCGACGCCGGCAGCCTGACCACCCGTGCCGTGCGCGAGGGGGACGCGTACGTCATCAGCGGCAGCAAGATGTTCATCACCAACGGCACCTGGGCCGACGTGGTCCTCCTCTTCGCCCGCACCGGAGACGAGCCCGGCCACCGCGGGG
This genomic interval carries:
- a CDS encoding Zn-dependent alcohol dehydrogenase, with amino-acid sequence MVRAAILPAVGAPLEIREIVLPDPGPGQVRVRLAAAGVCHSDLSLTDGTMRVPVPAVLGHEGSGTVLAVGEGVTHVAPGDGVVLNWSPSCGECHHCSIGEVWLCANALTGVGAVYAHDAEGTPLHPGLNVAAFAEETVVAANCVLPAPAGIPLAEAALLGCAVLTGYGAVRNSARVRPGESVAVFGVGGVGLAALQAARIAEAGPIVAVDVSPAKEELARAAGATDFVLASDTTAKQIRALTGGQGADVAVECVGRAESIRGAWDSTRRGGRTTVVGIGGKEQQVSFHALEIFHFARTLTGCVYGNSDPARDLPVIADHVRAGRLDLGSLVTDRITLDGIPAAFDAMLAGKGGRSLVVFQP
- a CDS encoding aldehyde dehydrogenase family protein, producing MKAHDGMYIGGAWRPAAGRDRIEVVNPADEQIIAGVPAGNADDVDAAVRAARAAFPGWAATAPAERAALIAALRDVLIARKSEFAELITAELGSPRGFSEMVHVGAPIAVSSSFAELGASYAFEERIGNSTVLLEPVGVVGAITPWNYPLHQIVAKVAPALAAGCTLVLKPAEDTPLTAQLFAEAVHEAGIPAGVFNLVTGTGPVAGQALAAHEGVDLVSFTGSTAVGKQIGATAGAAVKRVALELGGKSANVILPGADLAKAVATGVGHVMNNSGQSCNALTRMLVHRDQYEEAVSLAAAAVASYPSGDPRDPGTRLGPVVNAKQRDRVRGYIAKGVEEGARLVAGGPDAPHEHGYFIAPTVFADVTPEMTIAQEEIFGPVLSILPYEDQDEALRIANGTVYGLGGAVWAADEETAVAFARRMDTGQVDINGGRFNPLAPFGGYKQSGVGRELGPHGLAEYLQTKSLQF
- a CDS encoding TetR/AcrR family transcriptional regulator; amino-acid sequence: MARPRKPLLSRDRIVEAAGALVDAEGLEAVSTRRLAAALGVSGPSLYNHFRTKDEILDAVADAVSARVDLSMFEPGAGRDWRAALHDWAHSYRSALSDHPNIVPVLARGPGRRPAGLRLADAVFGAMTAAGWPPAQATRIGALMRYFILGSAVGSFARGFVDDEAAYDPSDYPHLGQAHLLAERQREVDEGAFETGLAALLDGLALQYEALPQA
- a CDS encoding CitMHS family transporter translates to MLTFLGFAMIATFLVLIMMKKMSPIAALVLIPALFCVFAGKGAHLGDYVIDGVGKLAPTAAMLMFAIVYFGVMIDVGLFDPIVRGILRFCKADPVRVVVGTAVLAAIVSLDGDGSTTFMITVSAMYPLYKRLGLSLVVMTGVAATANGVMNTLPWGGPTARAATALKLDASDIFVPMIPALAVGLLCVFVLAYVLGLKERRRIGTLVLPGDAEPAEERLLVATTGSAATGSVATGSAAPAEPSATSTSGGAGAGSGSDSGPLPGSAVPEDGFQGLDPRRATLRPRLYWFNAGLTVALLTAMIMELLPIPVLFLLGAALALTVNFPHMPDQKARIAAHADNVLNVAGMVFAAAVFTGVLSGTGMVKHMADWLVGAIPEGMGPHMALVTGLLSLPLTYFMSNDGFYFGVLPVLAEAGAAHGVSPLEIARASLVGQALHMSSPLVPAVYVLVGMAKVEFGDHTRFTVKWAVLTSLVVLGAGMLFGII